TCCTTAGCCCCAACAAACTTCGAAGCCAACGTTACCCATGTGATATTAGAGTCTACTGGTAGTCTCGCTATCTCATAAAAGCTCATCACAGCAGCTGTGAATTCCATTCCAATCTCGACCCAAcacttttttatgtatttttgttgTATCTGTCACTCCCTGGAGTCTTAGAAGATTCACAATCCCAAACTGCCTCTTTCACTTCCTCTACTGATGGTATCACCTCTAATACTTCAACTTCCTCCCTCGCTAGCCGATTAACTAATCCATCCCTAAAGGTCACACTTGGAGAAGCTTCTTGGTGGTACAGCCATTTATAGAAGTCCCGGATCGCAACTTTGATCCTTGCTTGATTCCGCACTAACCTCCCATGAATTACCAAATACTCTATTCTGTTATTTCCTCTTCTCGCCAAAATATTATGGAAGTATCTTGTGTTTCTATCCATCTTATTAGCATGCCGAGATCTAGACATTTGCTTCCAGTGAACATCCTGTCTCTCATACCACTTCTCATAGCACCTTACTAACGCCTTCCTCCTTGCCTCAAGTGTACCATCATGCCGTCCACTACTAATCATATCATCCACCTTCTTAAATTCTTCCTCAAACCTCTTTATCCTCTCCGATATATCCCCAAAATGCTGCTTATGCCATCTACGTAGTGGTACAGATAGCGCTTTCATCTTTTATGAGAATTATACATCACCTAATTTCCTCCATTCTTCCTTCACCGTTCTCAAAAACCCATCATGCGTGAACCACGAGTCCAAGCTACGGAACGGTCTTGGCTCGTCAAAAATTCTGCTGTCTtctataatcactggaaaatgATCTGATAACCCTTTTGGACCCCATCTTAGACGCATTTTCTGGTATACATCAAGCCATCCCAAAGAA
The genomic region above belongs to Arachis duranensis cultivar V14167 chromosome 3, aradu.V14167.gnm2.J7QH, whole genome shotgun sequence and contains:
- the LOC107478353 gene encoding uncharacterized protein LOC107478353, whose amino-acid sequence is MKALSVPLRRWHKQHFGDISERIKRFEEEFKKVDDMISSGRHDGTLEARRKALVRCYEKWYERQDVHWKQMSRSRHANKMDRNTRYFHNILARRGNNRIEYLVIHGRLVRNQARIKVAIRDFYKWLYHQEASPSVTFRDGLVNRLAREEVEVLEVIPSVEEVKEAVWDCESSKTPGSDRYNKNT